DNA sequence from the Deltaproteobacteria bacterium genome:
CCTCGATCTCCGGTACGGTCTGAAGATTCAGCACCCCTTCTTCAGAGGCTTTTTGCAGGGCAGCAGCAATCAGTTTCTTGATGGTATGTTTCATGATAGGTCGGCCCTTCGATTAGGGTATTTTGTTTTTTTCTGGTGGCGCCGGCCGGTTGCAATCAACCGAGCCTGGCGTGAGGGCCAACAATCACCAAATGGTTCGGCAGGACGGTTTGAATTTCTTCCATCATGCTACCGAAAAGAACTTCTTTAATCGCGCTGTGACCGTAGGCACCCACCAATACAAGGCTGTCGTGGGGAATCTCGTAAAGATTTTCACGGAATTTTCCCTTCTTGAAAAAGGTCCATTCAATACCGTTGCTTTCGACCTCGTCGAGCAAATCGTTTTCCTTCAGCACGTCACGGTAGTGCGCCCGGGACTTTTTCTTCAACTGGGTGAATATCCGCATGGGAAATCCGGACCAGCGGCTGATCTGCAACCCAATCTTCATGGTTTTAACCGCATTTTCCGAACCGCCGAAAAATACGGTGATGCTCTTCCATTCCTTGAATACCGGTGACGGGATAAAAACGGGAAAAGAAGCGTTCTTTATGATGCTGCGCACCTTGGGCCCGATGTGCCCCAGACTGATCTTGGTGGACAGATCACTGATGCTTCGCGGACAGGTCATGAACCTGAAATCTACCGGTATGTCCATCAGCGTGGAAGCCGTGAACTGTTT
Encoded proteins:
- a CDS encoding universal stress protein, with the translated sequence MNSIYFCKQTRTILKVFIPEHLQFLMYFQNEIATVDLEKAFLKNRKTAREHAEAIITANGLNPNFLDPKQFTASTLMDIPVDFRFMTCPRSISDLSTKISLGHIGPKVRSIIKNASFPVFIPSPVFKEWKSITVFFGGSENAVKTMKIGLQISRWSGFPMRIFTQLKKKSRAHYRDVLKENDLLDEVESNGIEWTFFKKGKFRENLYEIPHDSLVLVGAYGHSAIKEVLFGSMMEEIQTVLPNHLVIVGPHARLG